Genomic segment of Plasmodium brasilianum strain Bolivian I chromosome 8, whole genome shotgun sequence:
AGATAAAAAACAAAGTAGTGAGATTCCTGTCATCAAATGGTGATAATTGTTTAGTAGGAAAAGAAGCTGCAGTTGAAGGAGGAGGAGCTGGAATTAGCAAACAAAACGAACAACGCTTCTTTAAACACGTTGACAGTCATGTGAACATGTTTCATCTAAGCAGCCCCCTCCTAGGGCACCTAACAAAGGactacttaaaaatatatgaatacatgTGTTATAGAacaataatagaaaaaaggaaaatacacAAAATTACATATGACAAATATTTCGATATAAACATTATCCTAATGATAAACAAACAGGTGGTAAAATTATTCTgcatattcataaataaattttttgattcAGTGGTGAAGGGTGATAAAGACATGCATATTTACGAGTGtataaatgattttttcATTGACAATCCTGTGTATTACAGTTCAAGTGAGAAGAAGCATATGTACCGAGGAGATAACTCATTCAAAGGAAATCAACCAATCGATGATAATATGAAGAATGTCGACGCGGATCATACCCATGTGAAAGATGTTAGTATGAGAGGCGTCAACACGGATGAAACTGAACCAATGGAAAGAAACCACATgactgaaaaaaataagaacaacTTTCATTTCAACTTTTTTGGGTTAAAAAGGTATATGCCTTTGTCAACCATAAGTAGCTATATAAAGGATAACaaatttgaatataataCAGTCCAAAATTTTGTGGACTTATTACTAATGATAATTattgataattttatatattttgaaattaataatttttttttcttacgttttttttttcttctattcgAAAAGGACTTCTTATTACCgatgaatatatatcattactttttctttttttacattcttaaaaatatgaattatagTCAAATAAGTCAACGAGAAAGAAGGGAATACACATTTTCAGAAgagtattttaataaaaataaaaaaaaagttgtaaATTTGTGTAGTTGGAAAATTAAATCAATCATAAGGGGGTACATATGCGAGAATATGAATGACTGTGCAATTTCCATGACTGACTGCACATTTGATGAAAGCGATGCTGTAAAAGAACTGGACAGATATGAAGAGAGTAATAGGCGTGATCATCCTGATCAACCTCACCAACCTGACCATCCTGACcatgtttataatatacgGGGGGGAAAAAACGTATTTGACTTGGACTgcttaataaatttaattgtGTGCCATTTGAGCAATGAGGATATAGCTGACATATTCCAAAgctgctttttattttcattaaatttgtatttaaaaagtaaaggaAATAATGTTGTTATTAAATATTGGAAggatatgataataaaaagtgCACACTGTGACAACAGTTTGAATGTTATAAATTgcaataattttcaaaaaattagatCTTTATTTCgctttaatgaaaaaaggaaagaaagaCATAATAATACAGATAGCATTATAAGAAAGTacgaatttttttatgtcaaTATTATTGATGAAAAGTTGGTGCATAACGATAATTTTGATGATGAAAGAGATTACGAATGTTACATCCATTTTTTAGCAGAAAGAGAAAGATATGAAGCAGaagatattttaaatgtgtGTAAAATGGGTGAGAAGTTTGATAATAGGGgaaatattgaaataataattaataatattaaatcgACTTTAAATAGATATtcaaattttgaattttttgtGAGCTATCTCTTTCTGTTAATactatatgataaaaaaaattatataaatgacatttgtataatttttagtgaaataaataaatacatattattaatgaataaaaatatcaacTCCTTTTGGCATATTTTGTTAGCTCaacttatttatttgatgaagataaaaaaatttttttctttcgaTCTTCTCTTctggaaatataaaaatgtagcAGATTTTTACAACGATTTAATTAAtactgttaaaaaaaatggatacaGACAGATGACTAACACTACCACTgttaaggaaaataatacttTCAAATATAgcattttacattttttaaaaaaaaaagaaacatctTTTTTGACAGACGTTCATTTGAAAGATAGTCCATTCATATTCGACATTTACGTACCTTCTGCAAAccttctttttataaatcaaaataagtATCTCTTTTGTGATATATTTGTGCAGCAATTGcaggaaaatatatttgaccACATGAACTCACATATTTTCGAAATGCacgaaaaaaattacaattcGTTCACTCAGATTGTAATGGGAAAGGTTTAGCTATTTTCCCTTCTTTCgcctttttaaaattgtacacatttttttttttttttttttttttttgcaataaGGACATAGGGGAGGaatgcattttatttttgacaATATATACTCCTAATtgcttacattttttaaaccTAATTTTTAAGGTTTGCTTTTTGCGCAgatagatttttttttttttatgttacaGTTTTTCACGTGTGAATCTGTGAGTACTTGATATTAAGAAGGTACGAATACCGCACAGATgagtatacatacacacatatacacgtatatgcgtgagtatatatatagggaGAGAGTGAAATATTGGCAAAGGTACTAACAAGTAGAAGGAAATTTTTCACAAATAAATGCATTTATGCCAAAATTTTGATTAGACAACGGATAAATAAAAGCACGTAAACAATGTGCGAATTGTTGACATTTTtgtaatgaaaattaaaaattttgctaAAGACAGAAGTAggaaccaaaaaaaaaaaaaaattaattaacaaacaaaaatgtataacatgaatgtatataaatatgtacaatgGGCATATTTATCGAAGGATAAACTTAAAAAGAAACTTCAGTATATCATCCATTTggtgaatttaaaaaaaaaaaaaaaaaaatttatttttcccaggcaaaaaaatatatgaacatatcaGCTTATGTACACTAGTAAAAAGTACTCAGTCATTATGAACGGTTTAGTATATAAAGTTATATGGGTTAAATAGGGTGACaaataatatggaaaaaacaaaaaaaaggaagcagCAAGgatatatcaaaatatacaCAGATAAAAAAACGAGTTAGGCcgctaaatatatatatacatatgtatgttagTGCTTCACAAATCTCGGACTTTATTTTAGCTGTAGCATTTTTTGCTGCCATACTAATAGGGATTTTTCATACAAATCAATATATTCGTCATAATTCATGTTTGTCAGATCTATCGGGAAAATGTGTAAAGCTgggttatatatattaaataaattatactgCGATTCTTCTTGTATAGTTCGAATGGGGTTGTAATTTGtatttgaattattatttgaagGGCTCAATGTTCCTATCTGCTTTTTTTCATCCGTACATGGACTTCCTACTGAATTGTTTTCATTAACATCTTGTGCTGtttgtatgttttttttagGTTGCGTATCTCTGtgtatataagaaaaaagaatttaaaaaaaatatatatatggaatatCATATTGTTGAAATGGTTAGTCATCTTATGACCGATGAAACAAATATACGAAAAAGCGCAAGAACAATTCTCGGAAAACAGTAATAcgtgtgtataaatatgtacatatacatgtacatacatacacacatgcatatacacacatatacattaaCATAACTATTCAGTTAATTACGctatattgtttattttgacAAACTTCGCTTCAAATATCTCACACAGTTTAATTCCTGCTATTTGTTCGATTtcctagaaaaaaaaaaggtacacACATAATAgcttatttttgtaattacataattttaccTTGCATGCGCATAATTAATTTACACTTTTGCATTgcctgttcatatttttttacgttaTAAAATTACCTGACCATCTCTACCAACTTTTATTGGTTTGTTTTCATTCAAGCTGTTTTTCAAGTGGGACACTTCCTGGAAAGCTACGTCAACTCTGCATTTGCAAGGGTGAAtagcatatatgtatttacattGATATTTTCGCGTATACACAAGTTCATGTTATTcctgttattgttattcttattcttactgttaatattttatttacttatttatttacttatttatttttattttattacactCTAATCCACTGGATGTCGAAGTTTCTCCCCCGAAATATTTTGTcgtcataataaaaataaacatgatTGTTTTTTGACATACCAGGCCTACATTAAGGGGTGTGGGAAGTGAACATGaacgcatatatgtatatatatttttacatatatataaatgtgcggtatatacatatgtgcatacacaTCAGACCCGTTACGTAATGAATATGCCTGAGCAGGAACATTATTACTGGCACTACTTTGAccaacataaatatattataatgtaagaataaaattataaacaattaTGATATTGAGTTAAAAGGaagaaacataaaaaaattactttgATTGCATAATGGCATAACCGCAAAATTTAGAACTTCCATTAACGGAGAATATTAAAACGACGTAGTCATTTTCCTGACATGGAaaggtaaaattttttttttatgaatttaagaaaatattaatttaatgcATTAATAAAGAAGTATGTCATTAATGTGTGGACATCAAATATCTTTTTCGGGTGTAGagaaaatgtatgtatgtatgtatgtatttatgtatgtatgtattcgtatgtatgtattcgtat
This window contains:
- a CDS encoding YTH domain-containing protein 2 is translated as MLDSRAKTKFFLIKSSSDKNISISLNFNIWATTPKNENKFVTAFVENDYVVLIFSVNGSSKFCGYAIMQSKPGMSKNNHVYFYYDDKIFRGRNFDIQWIRVVDVAFQEVSHLKNSLNENKPIKVGRDGQEIEQIAGIKLCEIFEAKFVKINNIADTQPKKNIQTAQDVNENNSVGSPCTDEKKQIGTLSPSNNNSNTNYNPIRTIQEESQYNLFNIYNPALHIFPIDLTNMNYDEYIDLYEKSLLVWQQKMLQLK